Within Gambusia affinis linkage group LG01, SWU_Gaff_1.0, whole genome shotgun sequence, the genomic segment gtttctctagaaaatttctgagtattTTGGCTGAAATTCACTCCTCTATTTTCCCATCTGCAATAGCCCTGATATGCCATTAAATTTAAATGCCATGATTGGTTGAAAAAGTAGGCACTGGGGGCCCATGAATGTTATTTGCCCAGGGCACCGAACATGCTTGGACCACCCCTGCTCATAATAAGCTTCAGATGACACACAAAGGGAATAATTTTGAAATCACAGTCAAAGCAATATTTTTCAATTGATTTGGAAAACCACTGGAATATATTGAGAAATGTAAATTGTTCCTTGCTTGTTTTATTGCAAACAGCTGGAatagtttgcatatttttcagtatttaaggCGTTTTCTCTTGCAACACGAGAGCTGAACGCCATGCTAGCAAATGCTGTTGGCGGAGAATAATAACTGAGCCACGGTATTTGGTGAAGCACATGATTTCTCATTCCAGTGATCACAATAGTGAGGGATTAGGCTCCACAATGAGGACGAGGCTGGCGGGAGAGGATAACAGACAGAGAATCATGTGGGTGTCCGGGAGAGAcgacgaagaggaggatgagTGAGGTCAGGCCTCACTGTCTGGGTTCAGCGTGGAAACTTTCCTCGTCGGCTTTATAATCCAAACCAGCAGCACTTAACTTCCCACTGCCTCTGCTCCTTAACGCCCTCACAGTCTACTGACTCAAATCTTTGTTTTCGTCTGACGTCCTCTTCCGGATTTGACAGCTCTCTGAGGACACGCCGTGGTGGACGTCGGTACTGCGTCGTGTTTTCAGGCCACATAGAATCATTTTATAAGAGTTGGGAaataactagttacatttacttgagtacatttttaaaaacactttctggagtattttactatgctgtacttttcacttttacttgagtagtattattatttaatattactATTCTTATGAgtcaaatttctggattttctacccacaaaataaaaaacaaacatgacttaaccaaaaatttttgttaaagtttcataagttttatattgaaagaaactgatttgggggaaaaaaaaaattgtcttattttattttatgctacttacatgaattattgtcattttaatctttaaaatgccaaaatgtcCACATATTGTTATAGTTTGGTCTGGCTGacaacataatttttaattaaatgatgaTACTTGAGTACTCAGTACTTCAGTagtatttttactaaatacttttctttcttgAGTAATGCTTTTGGACTGCTACGTTTCACTTTTCCTTgagtaaacatttttaagtaatgCTACTTTTGAGTAACAATTACATCTGCAATCAAATTAACAATTTTGCctccagttttaaaaatgttggacatattaaatatacatatttgaCACTTTATAAAATGACcaacataatatattttaacaaagacaaaaagaaatgtctgtCACTGGTTttcatatgtttgtgtttttattatgtaaagttCTTTGAACTGGCCTcacaaaaaacttaaatatgacttaaaagaaatgtgacttcataatttaacattttaaaatttgacctttgtctctttaagaaactccagctctttctaaaacagaaagacatcacaaaatggctcctctattaacccttttaaagttttcaccAGCATTGCAAAAAGTAGcacatataatgagctcagcaggcgtttgctaattgctgcgggctagtctgaaggagctgagtgggggcgTCACATTTTGAAccgctgaatggttgccatggagactaaaggatttctcaaacatgaacgAATGAACAAAAGCAACAATCCAGGTATGTTTTCGGTCAAGAAACATTACAATGtgatttaaagctaaaaaaaaagttgactttatGCTATACAGATCTTTGAAGAttgtgatttaaataataaaaacgtGAGGTTTAAGGTTTTATTACTCGTCTGTACAACACCGTACattacagacaaaataaaaaacatgaacaaggaAGGAAGTGAAGGGCACAGTCTGCCTGTAAGAGCTTTTATATCATCTTCATCTGAAGTTTTGTTCCTCTCACTACAGCAGTAAGTGACTGATAGTAAAGCATTATTGTGACTCCACAAATATCTATACAATCTCCAAGACTGCTTTACTGTAGTGCGTcactaaaactgtaaaaacctCGATTTCTACAATTCATTCTGGAAATAAATcacctaaaacaacaaaacaaaaataagtgaactattttaattttccaaattaTAGCACTGAGTGACGTTTCAAATGTTTAGCTGCAAATTAAACACCTGAACTGGACCCGACACACACAGCATATATACAACAGAGgcaacaaagaaaacttttttttttttcctttaaacttcCAGGAACAAACTTCAAATTCACCAAAAGGcagtttccaaaaaaataaatggtaacATCTTCAATCatatttgcaaaagaaacaaaaaaaggcaacaataaataaaacaaatggcaCAGAAGGTCTGAACAATCTAAAGCGGAAAGCAAGACGTTTTGTGAAATATTCACAGGAAACTGAATAAAGCAAAATCACAACCTAATTACAGTGGCGAGTATTACATTAGAATTCAATATAGTATTTGTATTTACAAGCATTTGTACAAGCGAGGGCATTAAATGGGGGTTTATGCTTATTACTATATTAGTAGCAGAACAATCAGATCATATAATGCACTAGAAATAAACCTTGTAAACATCACCTTTCATCTTAGACATCAgattatgtttatatttgtcaGGTTTATAGAGTATTTGTCCTTACTTTAAGGCATAAGTGTCAAGCTTAGGAGTAAGcctaagattttgttttaaataagccagattttcttttgtaggTTTCACTTTAAAGAGGATTTTAAGAAAACGAACCTCTCTACCACTCCGATGAGTGAAAGCAAAACATCCCCGTGTCTGTGGGTGGGTTATAAGATCTCCTCCACTCCGTGCGCAAAGATCATGACCAGGCCGGGCTCCAGGATCATATCCTCGCCCATGTGCTGGTTCTCGCAGGCCATCACCACCACCGCCTGCTTGCCGGGAATCCGCTTGGCCACGTAGTTCTCGTAGTATCGCCTGTTCATCTGCCGCGTCTCCAGCGTGGCCAGACCCTGCGGCCAGTTCCGCTCGTGGGCGTTCTCGATCAGGTCGTTGACGATGGACAGCGGGCAGCCGCTGTCGATGAGCGAGCGCTTGATGACGGCCTGGAGAACGGCGTCCGGCGTGGAGATCATGCCGCCCCAGCGGGTGACTCTGGCCGGCTGCATGGAGTTCACCCACCTGGAAACGAGACGGAGTCCAGGTCAGAAACGGGCTAAAGGTCATCGACTGGGAGGAAAAACGGGAGTTTTACTCACTCCAGGATCTCGTTGTACTCTATGCTCTCTTCGAGGTTTTGGAGGTTCGGGTTTGCGCTGCGGATTGCTCTCATGTACGCTTTTAGCAGCTGAATGTCTCGTTTctggacaggaaaaaaaaaaaagaaaaaccgcaactcaattacagaaaaatcaCTGATAAATCTAAACTCAACAGACttcaactaaaacaaaagaaaaataatgagatttcatttctaacatgttttctttcaacTACATTTTGTTCCAATCAAATCcacttaaaaacataattaaaactctttggtaaaaaaaaaatattttcacagtgCACATTTGCACTCagacaaaaacagattattaGAGTCaggatgagacaaaaaaataaccacGACAATAAAACCATCGTAATACAAGGAAAAAATGTCaagacagcaagaaaaaaagacgtAATAATGAGAGACAAAGAgtcaataaaagaataaattcagAACATGAGAATAAAACAATGATATGaggataaagtcataaaaatacaagaaaaaagatGCAATAATGAAGGAAAAAGGTCACAATACAAGAATAATgtcataatattaataaaacaaatcgtgataatatgagaataaagttctATGACAATTAAGTTGAAATCtgagaataaactcataataATACCTGGATAATGTTGTAATATAGGGAGAATAAAGTGTTAACAATACAAGAATATAactatattttatgtaataatgcaagaataaactCAATActgaataaagtcacaatattaggagaataaagtagcagttttataattaaaactcaaaaaaataaaacatttaagtgaaaaATGCTGAGCATTTAAGTTTAGttttacaaacagaacaaacttcattttttaacacatcagaaGCAAATTATCAtcaactgcaggaaaaaattaAGATACGACTTCAAATgaccagtttctctgattttactctttataggtttatgtttgagtaaaatgaactttgttctctttttctATGAACTGCTGACAAACACGTCTCTGAAATCCCAAGCaaagatttttgtatttattagcagaaaatgagaaacagtgaaaataacaaaaaagatgcaaagaaaacaagttgatattaatctagaaacaacaaaaatcaggAAGAGTGCAGAAGTCAATATTTGATAGAATAAGCATGAgtttcagtgcagtgggctctttattttttcagagcTGTTCGAAAGAAGAAATCGTAGATCAGATTCTGATAAATATCAAagctttgctctttttcttttctagtaaCTTTCTGACTTTCTTCTGGTAATAATATGACTTTAATCTCGTAATTTTCGACTTTCTCCAATACTCTCAGTCAGATATATTTACTCTGATGCCTTTAAATTACACTGTGTGTAAAGGTTTTCTAAATTGTCAGCAAAAGTCTCTCACCTGTTCCCCCAGCTGGTGTTTATGCTCAGCCACAGTTTTCTCCAGCTCGGAAATCTtggtctgctgctgctgcacgaCGCTCCGTAAATGTTTGATGCAGTTATGGTTGGGCAGCTCATCCTTGGGCATTTCAAGGCTTCAATAACAGCAGATTATTCATCAGTCAACAAACTaacagcagaacatttttatccatctatttatttatttggttgcCCAGTGGAAGCCACCTACCCACATCCCTCCTCGCAGTTGACCGGCCTTTTCGGGTTGTGCTCACAGTCCTTGAGGTGCGACTGCAGCTGGTCCAGCCGCAGCGTCGCCGTGCAGCCGAAGCTGGCGTTGTCACAGTTGATCTGGAGTTTGGACAGCATGTTGCGCATGATGCGGGGCACGGGCCGCAGGTGGGCGAGCGTCACTACTGTGCGGTCCACGGGACAAATCTGTTGCTGGGCAAACCACTGGGTTATGCAGGCGTTGCAGAAGGCATGTTCACAGTGTGGAGCCTGGACGGaaaaacagagagcagaaaaaatatattttataagatGAAGAAATACAGctgaaactaaacattttttttatttttttatgcttagtTAGGATTACCAATATTCTCCACATTTGTTAaataccgtaatttccggactatagcgcgcacctgattataagccgcaccccctacatttttaaaggaaacacattttgtacatacataagctgcaccggtgtataagccaCATGTGCcaacattgaaacatgagatatttacaaagaaagacggtacacagaaagtaaagtatttgtaaagttttaataatatgctgtagcttttctttctgaacagcagcaatatagcaaaacaacactaacagggctggtttaaataacatacggttaaaagtcacggagagccgtcatcttcttcctcctgtgcactgaaaccatggaagtcttcttcctcagtgtctgtttccttctttatcggccagctcaattgcttttaacttgaaagttgcatcatatgcatttcttcttgcattctccatgatgagggtctgttcaagctaattttattcatgcacaaagcacaatgttacattagtcttcctctacagcacaggtgtcaaactccagtcctcaagggccgctgtcctgcaacttttagaggtgcctctgctgcaccacatctgaatagaataattaggtcattaaggctctggagaacagatctacacaaggaggaggtaattaagccatttcattccagtgttttgtacctgtgacacaccaaaaaactgcaggacagcggcccttgaggactggagtttgacacccctgctctacagatatattccagctgtctcacgcttcccttttctgctccagcgcccctactggccgttagaaaaaattcataaataagccgcatcgttgtacaagccgcagggtcgaaagcgtgagacaaaagtcgcggcttatagtccggaaattacggtacttcatttttatttttttttagataatttctTCATGTTCTTTACTATTTTGGTTTTCAGTCAAATGTCTTCAGTGCATGAAATTAAGCGTCAGAGATGGTAAAGTatccaaaaattgtactcaagtaagaattTCACTACTTCTCCgtatttttactcaattaaaagcaaaaagtacaaaaataatttggtaaaaatcatctactcaagtactgactaactgatcaaaacatcggttatttattatttaaaaaacctCAGGTAAaccaaaatataatgttttttgtgtgtattttaaaggccaaaatagaaataattcatataatgatagaattacaaacacaaaatcaagcaaaaaaaaataaaaataaaataaaaaaatcccagaaattTCCAAAACTTATGAAGCTTTAAGAAAAACCACAGGTGTgtctgaattctttttttttttaaaacatttatttattgattttaacagGAGAACAagaaacatacatatatacacttACAAATACTTAAACTAGACCAGACAAAAACCCAAAGGACATATACAcaaggtggagaaaaaaaaaaaaaagggtgggGGGTTGCAGCAGACCCTCAATAGACTAACCTACATAAACATCAGTTTGCCTCACCATATGGCCTTATAACCAATCCTCTTTCCATCCATCAAGTTGGATATCATTTTGACAGCCAAGTGTAAAACACAGACCAGATCACCCAGAATTTATCGAGCTTATTCTTAGTAAAATAACTGATTTTCTCAAGTGCAAAGTAGAACGTCATTTGCGTGGTCCATTGTGAAATTCCACATAATGTCCCTTTCTTCCAAGAGAGTGCAATGCAGCGTTTGGCTTCCAAAAAGGagacattaattaattaaggaTCTCAAGTTGTTTGGGATAACAAAGTCTTCAGGGTAAATATTCAAGATGCACATTTTAGGATTCAAAGGAACCTTTTTACCAATCATCTGACCTATCACAATCAATACATCCTTCCAAAACGCCAACACTCGAGGACACGCCCACATGCAATGGAATAAAGAACCTTTTTGGGAAGTACATTTAATGCAAGTGTCAGGAATATTAGGGTTAAAATGATGCAATTTAACTGGAGTGATGTATTGCCTAGTCAGCCATTTGTATTGTAATAATTTGGAATTTGTGTTAGCAGATTGTGTATGAATCGAAGTGCAGGCTTCTGACCACTCCTCACTCGACAAGTTCCCACCCAAGTCCGCTTCCCATGCTTTTAGGATGTTGGCCGGAGATTCTTTACATTTGTCAACAAACAAGGAATAAATTAGAGACACCTGTCCTCTGTTATATAGGTGACTTACAATAATGTCTTCTAGTGAAGACAAGGAGGGCAGATCAAGATTATTTTGTTGCTTGGATAAAATGAAATTCCTAACTTGAAgatatttatagaaatgtttaGCAGGaatgtcatgtttgtttttaagttctgTGAATGACATAAATACTCTTCCTATAAAAAGATCAGATACCTTAGCTAACCCCTTAGCAGACCAGAGTTTAAAACCTGGGTCTGCTCTACCTGGACCAAAGTCCCTGTTTCCAAAAATAGGTGAGAACTGGGATAGCTGTTGCTTTTCTCCCAAATAATCAAGTACTTTTTGCCAGATAAgcaatgtatttttcaaaaaagggttttttgtttgtttaataagttttttcctctctgatGAATACAAGTATAAGTTTAAAGGAATAGAGATATGCTGGGACTCCATTGTAACCCACGCTGGGGGctctttggaaataaaataaaacatagctgCCCTGATCTGGGCTGCCCAGAAATACCATAATAAATTAGGCAGTTGTAGACCACCTCTGTCATAAGGTAGATATAAAAGGGACAGTCTCACTCTAGGACGCTTACCGTTCCAAATGAAgttggaaaaagttttatttatctcCTTAAAGAAGGAGAGGGGAGGGGAAAGTGGAACTGATTGGAAAAGGTATAAAAATTTTTGgcaaaattgtcattttaataatattgaCACGACCTATTAAGGAAATGGGTAGTCTAGACCGTCTCTCTATTAATTGCATAACTGATTCTGTAAGGTGGTTATAATTAGTTGGAATGATATTATTTATTGTAGGGGTAACTTTAACACCTAGATAAGTAAATCCATGTTTAGACGCTACATATGGAGTTGAAACTGGGGGATTGAGGCGTTCGTTTTCTGATAGGTACAGTATTTCAGATTTAGCATCATTTACCTTATATCCTGAAAAAACTCCAAAGGACTTAATTAAATCAGCTACTGTGGACATGGTGCTACCCAGCTTGGAGCAAAACAGGATTATGTCGTCTGCATACAAGGTTATACGATGTTCTAAGCTCCCTAATCTTATACCAGTTATATTATCGTGTTTGCGAATTGCCATAGCCAAAGGTTCGATGGCCAATGTGAACAACAGAGGAGAAAGGGGGCAACCCTGCCTTGTTCCACGTTTTAG encodes:
- the rnf41 gene encoding E3 ubiquitin-protein ligase NRDP1 translates to MGYDVTRFQGEVDEDLLCPICSGVLEEPVQAPHCEHAFCNACITQWFAQQQICPVDRTVVTLAHLRPVPRIMRNMLSKLQINCDNASFGCTATLRLDQLQSHLKDCEHNPKRPVNCEEGCGLEMPKDELPNHNCIKHLRSVVQQQQTKISELEKTVAEHKHQLGEQKRDIQLLKAYMRAIRSANPNLQNLEESIEYNEILEWVNSMQPARVTRWGGMISTPDAVLQAVIKRSLIDSGCPLSIVNDLIENAHERNWPQGLATLETRQMNRRYYENYVAKRIPGKQAVVVMACENQHMGEDMILEPGLVMIFAHGVEEIL